One Podarcis raffonei isolate rPodRaf1 chromosome 18, rPodRaf1.pri, whole genome shotgun sequence genomic window carries:
- the YJEFN3 gene encoding yjeF N-terminal domain-containing protein 3 isoform X1 → MEKTICNSSHSKEEIQPLRYLSRAEALAIDKELLEEFRFGQQQLIEIWGHACAMAVTKVFPRRSLPRKQPTLLVVCGCEQNGAVGLACARHLRVFEYEPTIFYPKRSSNPLFRDFTTQCEKMDIPFLSYLPAETQLISDAYNLVIDALLGVEATPGELPEPFGTILATLKQIRIPLVSLDVPSGWDVETGASDGISPDVLVSLAAPKQCATRFVGKHHLVAGRFLPYDVQKKFELNFPEYPGTDDVVSL, encoded by the exons ATGGAGAAGACCATTTGCAACTCGTCCCACAGCAAAGAGGAGATCCAGCCCCTCCGCTATTTAAG CAGAGCAGAAGCCTTGGCGATCGATAAAGAGCTCCTGGAGGAGTTTAGGTTCGGACAGCAGCAGCTGATTGAGATCTGGGGTCACGCTTGTGCCATGGCAGTCACCAAG GTTTTCCCTCGGAGGTCTTTGCCGAGGAAGCAGCCGACGTTGCTGGTGGTCTGCGGATGCGAACAGAATGGGGCGGTTGGTCTGGCGTGCGCCCGTCACCTGCGTGTCTTT GAATACGAGCCCACCATTTTCTACCCAAAGAGGTCTTCGAATCCTCTCTTCAGGGATTTCACCACCCAGTGCGAAAAGATGGACATCCCCTTTCTTTCCTATCTGCCAGCAGAG ACTCAGCTGATCAGCGACGCTTACAACCTGGTGATCGACGCCTTGCTCGGAGTGGAGGCCACGCCGGGCGAGTTGCCGGAGCCGTTCGGTACGATCCTGGCCACCCTCAAGCAAATCCGGATCCCTCTCGTCAGCCTGGATGTCCCCTCTG GCTGGGATGTGGAGACGGGCGCCTCCGACGGCATCAGTCCCGACGTCCTCGTCTCCCTGGCCGCCCCCAAACAGTGCGCCACCCGGTTTGTGGGCAAGCACCACCTGGTGGCCGGCCGCTTCCTCCCTTACGACGTGCAGAAAAAGTTCGAACTGAATTTCCCCGAGTACCCCGGCACAGACGACGTGGTTTCTCTTTAA
- the YJEFN3 gene encoding yjeF N-terminal domain-containing protein 3 isoform X2, with the protein MEKTICNSSHSKEEIQPLRYLRAEALAIDKELLEEFRFGQQQLIEIWGHACAMAVTKVFPRRSLPRKQPTLLVVCGCEQNGAVGLACARHLRVFEYEPTIFYPKRSSNPLFRDFTTQCEKMDIPFLSYLPAETQLISDAYNLVIDALLGVEATPGELPEPFGTILATLKQIRIPLVSLDVPSGWDVETGASDGISPDVLVSLAAPKQCATRFVGKHHLVAGRFLPYDVQKKFELNFPEYPGTDDVVSL; encoded by the exons ATGGAGAAGACCATTTGCAACTCGTCCCACAGCAAAGAGGAGATCCAGCCCCTCCGCTATTTAAG AGCAGAAGCCTTGGCGATCGATAAAGAGCTCCTGGAGGAGTTTAGGTTCGGACAGCAGCAGCTGATTGAGATCTGGGGTCACGCTTGTGCCATGGCAGTCACCAAG GTTTTCCCTCGGAGGTCTTTGCCGAGGAAGCAGCCGACGTTGCTGGTGGTCTGCGGATGCGAACAGAATGGGGCGGTTGGTCTGGCGTGCGCCCGTCACCTGCGTGTCTTT GAATACGAGCCCACCATTTTCTACCCAAAGAGGTCTTCGAATCCTCTCTTCAGGGATTTCACCACCCAGTGCGAAAAGATGGACATCCCCTTTCTTTCCTATCTGCCAGCAGAG ACTCAGCTGATCAGCGACGCTTACAACCTGGTGATCGACGCCTTGCTCGGAGTGGAGGCCACGCCGGGCGAGTTGCCGGAGCCGTTCGGTACGATCCTGGCCACCCTCAAGCAAATCCGGATCCCTCTCGTCAGCCTGGATGTCCCCTCTG GCTGGGATGTGGAGACGGGCGCCTCCGACGGCATCAGTCCCGACGTCCTCGTCTCCCTGGCCGCCCCCAAACAGTGCGCCACCCGGTTTGTGGGCAAGCACCACCTGGTGGCCGGCCGCTTCCTCCCTTACGACGTGCAGAAAAAGTTCGAACTGAATTTCCCCGAGTACCCCGGCACAGACGACGTGGTTTCTCTTTAA